The genomic segment GAGAATACAAAGTGTTAAAATATCTGCCTTTGCTTTTCTTGTCGCTTTCACGCTAATTGGTTGTTCTAAATCTACAGAAGACTTAAAAAAATCCTCCCCGGTTCCATCAAAAGCTCAACCCGATCGAGAAGTTAAAGTTGCTGCAAAAAAACTTAACTTTCCAGGGGTTAACGTTGCTGTGAAAAAACAGGTGATTGCAAGAGCTGGAGGAATTACTTACCCAGGTTGGGCCAATGCCAATGATAATGTGGATTACAAAACAACAACAAATTATCCACAGCTAGGTCGATGGGGAAATGAAACGAATAATGGTAAGGGCACGTTTCAAGTTGTGGATTTGGGTTCCGTTTATCAACTTAATGGAGTCGGCTATAACATCGATTGGGATGGCGCGTTTAAGAATTCCTTGACATTTCGAGTCGAAGTATCAACAGATAACAAGTCTTGGCAGTTAGTTTCTAACATTGTTCATCCTTACGCTCCAACAACTGTTTTTAATAAACTTGATATTGATGTTGCAATCAAACCGACTGCTGCGAGATATGTCAAATATTGGGAACCACCGGACGGACAATGGAATGGTTGGGGTACTTTTCATCAACTCAGGGCTTATTCTTCAAAGTCTGTTAAACGGTAATCGCTAGGCTGAACGCTCTAAGTAAAACAGAGCTATTAGATAAAGCTAAATTTGGCGAAGTTCGCGTTGCTTGCCGCTGCTGAATGGTATTAGCAAGTCAAGTACGCGATCGCCAGGTAGTTACAAAATTGTTGGTACGATCGCTACTGAATTGGTGTTGTTGATGGACGATTGCAAAACCAGTATGGATAGAAAACTTTCCCCAAGATACTCATAACAGCGCACCTCGAAAAATAAGAGCTGATGACCCAGTGGTGTAAAATCCTAGATCCTAGAGACAGTTAACGGCGGTCAACGGAGTCTAAACACAATGGAATCACATCGGAAGCCAACGGTTGTAATCACGGGTGCCTCCTCAGGGGTTGGTTTGTACGGTGCAAAAGCGCTAGCCAAAAAGGGATGGCACGTAGTGATGGCTTGTCGGGATTTGGAGAAGGGGAAAAAAGCTGCCGAAACAGTGGAAATCCCCCAAGACAGCTACACCCTCATGCAAATTGACCTAGCCTCTTTGGAGAGCGTTCGCCAGTTCGTGAATAACTTCAGAGCCAGCGGCAAGTCCTTGGACGCATTGGTGTGCAATGCCGCAGTTTATCTACCTTTATTAAAAGAACCATTACGCAGTGCCGAAGGTTATGAACTGAGCGTGGCGACGAATCACCTGGGTCATTTCCTGCTGTGCAACCTGATGCTGGAGGATCTGAAAAAGTCCTCTTATCCAGATCGCAGACTTGTGATTTTGGGAACTGTGACGGCAAATCCGAAGGAGTTAGGAGGTAAGATTCCGATTCCAGCGCCTCCAGATTTAGGCAATCTCCAAGGCTTTGAAGCTGGTTTTAAAGAACCGATTGCGATGATTAACGGCAAGAAGTTTAAACCAGGCAAAGCTTACAAAGATAGCAAGCTTTGCAATGTTTTAACCATGCGGGAACTGCATCGGCGCTATCACTCTTCAACAGGCATTACCTTTAACTCCTTCTATCCGGGATGCGTTGCAGATACACCTCTGTTCCGCAACCACTATCCTCTGTTTCGGAAAATCTTTCCGCTGTTCCAAAAGAACATCACTGGGGGATACGTGTCTCAGGAGTTGGCAGGGGAAAGGGTTGCAGCGATTGTTGCCGATCCTGAATACAAGGAATCCGGGATGTATTGGAGTTGGGGAAATCGCCAGAAACCCGGTCGTCAGTCTTTTGTGCAAGAGGTTTCTGACGAAGCCAGCGATGATAACAAAGCTCAAAAGCTGTGGGATTTGAGCGCTAAGTTAGTTGGAGTAGCGTAACGAAGGCTGGGCGTTAGCGAATTATTGGTCATTGTTCAATATAGCTATCTGGTTTTGATGTTGTCTGCCGAAACATCAAAACCAAAGCTAAACCTTTAATTGCAGCACTAATAGGAGGTAGAATCATTGCCCCGCCTAAAGCAGAAACTGGAATCCACCAACCCGCTCTCGAAATCTGCCGCTTCAGCAACAACCATTGTGCAGTTCCAACAATTGCTTCATTTATTGCACCTATCTTAGATAGGCTAAAAAGCTCATACGAATTACTTAGATCCAATGATATAAAGTCACTAAAAAAATCAGATAGTGCGTTTGTAGATATAGAGTAACTCGCTAGCACACATACTGGTAAAGCTACCGCCCCGCCTATAGCAGACGCTGCAATCCACAAACTCGATCTCTTAATTCGCCGCTTCAGCAACAACCATTGGAAGCAACCCAAAATAGCCCATACAACAGTCCAGCCAAAGGGAAATCCGTTGCTGCCAAAACCTCCAGTCAAAAGTGTTACAAAAAAGCCAGCAACAATCCCAAGCAAACTACCTATAGTAGATAAAGCAATCCAGCCTAACCAAAACTTCCATTCCGCACTCTTTAGCATTGCGAAGTTAGAGGAGTTATTCATAGACCTCTGTGAAAAAATTTAGATTAAAATTTTAGCCGTTTTTTCCGGCTTGGGTGTGTTAAATACATATTTATTTGCCCAGTTGTCAAATTGTTGATGGTCGCAACGAATTGTCACGCAATCAGGTAGAAGTCTTGGTTTCAAGCTTTCTATAAAAGTGCTTGTACTCAACAGCAGCTTACTTCACGTCGCAACTAGACCAGCTCGGCAGAAATAACCCACCATGAAAACTCTCCCCCTGCTTCATCAACTATGTGAGGGGTGGGTAGTAAAGCTGATTGTCATTCTTTAGGTGGGTATTTTACCAAACATAAAATATAGCCTCAAAGTGAATGGCTTTGAGGCTATTCTTCTTCAAAATATTAACGCTTGAAGTGGGACGATCGCGGCTTTTTTATGGCTGTTACTGAGCCGAACCATCCGGACTATCGGCAGCAGGGTTTTGTTGACTGCTGGATGTTGAATCTGTTGCACTCGATTCGTCTTGAGCTGGAGTGCGATCGCTCTCACTTTCGGACTGTGTGGGAGCAGTTTGTGTCGAAGGTGCTTGTTGAGCCTCAGGCTGCTTTGGCTCAGCATTGGGCACAGTAATGTTGATGTTAGGTGCCGGAGCTTGCTGTTGAGGTGCCGGAGCCTGCTGTCGAGGTGCCGGAGCTTGCTGTTGAGGAACTGGAACCAAAACATCCCTAGTTCTTTCAATGATCGTGGTTTCTTTTCTAGGAGCTTGCTTTGCTTCAGGAGCTGGCTTCGCTTCAGGAGCTGGCTTGGCATCTGGTTGTCTAGGAACCACAATATTTGGGATAACCGGAGCGGGTGCCTCATTCCGTTGGTTTAAAAAGAACCAAGTACCAGCGGCCAAGCCTACCAGCGAAGTCAGGAGCAAGCCAATTACTAAGCCACTCGCCGCATTGTTATTATCCCGAACCGCTAAATTCTCTTCTTGGTAGCTGCGCTCAGAGACTCGACCGCTAACGTAACCATCCCGGTAGGAGTCAGCGTTAGGCTTAACAACGCCATTATTAACTGTTTCTTCTGTTCGCGTTACGTTGGTGTGAGTATGACCGTTAGCGTCATTGTAAGAATCCTGACGAACTTCACGGTTATAAGTTTGGTAATCCTTTGGATTAGTCATAGCTGTTGATAAACTCCAAAAAAATGTAGATAAAATAGAACCTTGAAAGTCTGTCGGCGTGACGCACTTTCTTTCAAAAAAGAATTCTTAGCTTTGTTGTAGTTTGATTCGCTACTTCTGCTTGAATTGTTTTCAGAATAACTTTTGCAAACGCACGAATGGCTCTATCTCAAGAGCGTATTCTTACTTCTATCAAAGGACTGACTGTTTCAATAACTGCTATAAGCTATTAGCGAAAGCTGATAGATATAGAGCAAGCTTAGTCAAGGGAAACTACTTTCAATTAAAAAAGTATCTTTACTAAATCTTTATTTTTTTATGGGCAATCTTTACTAAATATTTATAGATAAAAACAACCAGTTATGCTGAGTATTAAGCCATTTGTAGCGGTGAGCGTTTATAGAGAAATGGCACTGACATAAGGAGAAATGCGAGAATTCGTAAGTTTGTTCCGTGCGACTAAGCGTTACCCAACATTTCAAAGGGTTTGGCTGGGTTCGTCGAAGGAAATCCAGCCTACGAGCTTCAGGCTTAAGTCAGTGACTCATACTAAAGGTAAAAATCAAGCCGTAACCAGCAACGGTAGCGATCGCATCTGGGAGTCCACTATCGTCAACGAGTATCTAGATGAAGTATTCCCCAAACCGCCATTAATGCCAAGCAATCCGGGAGAGCGATCGCACTTCTCTTCTATTCAAAACACCACTACACCGAGGGCAATAGCAGAGTTTACCATAAAGTTTAAGTAAAGATGGACTGGCGAGAATACATTCATTCTGACTCCAAGATCCTGCTAGGTAAGCCAGTTGTGAAAGGAACTCGCCTGTCAGTAGAGTTTTTGCGTGGGTTATTTTCCGTAGGATGGACCGAACAACAAGTGCTGGAAAATAACCCTTCACTAACTCCTGAGTCACTAAGAGGTGTGTTCGCTTTTACCGCTGAGTGTAGGCGTGAAGAATCCTTGTATATTAGACCTCCTGCATGAATAGGAAAGCGTGTGACAGTTGATGATCGTAGGGAAGCAAAGCACGCTAGATTTTGGATAGGAACAAATATTCAGTTGCAGCAATGCAATACCGGGAGTTAGAGCATCTATCAAAGACTGAGTTCAAGCGCTGGTGTGGAGTGAGCCGGGCGACTTTCCGCGAGATGGTCGAGGTGGTACGTCCGCACTTAGATCGGCAAGGACGACGGGGTGGGCAAGCGAAACTAAGTGTCGAAGACCACGTATTAGTGGCCTTGGCATACTGGCGAGAGTATCGTAGTCAGTTTCACATCGGCGTGAGTTGGGGATTGCACGAAACCACAGTCGGACGAATTGTGAGAAAAGTGGAAGACCTGCTGGTTAAGAGCGGCAAGTTTCGCCTTCCGAGTCAGCGTCAGTTGTATCAGCCCGGATGGGAGTGG from the Coleofasciculus sp. FACHB-T130 genome contains:
- a CDS encoding discoidin domain-containing protein: MRIQSVKISAFAFLVAFTLIGCSKSTEDLKKSSPVPSKAQPDREVKVAAKKLNFPGVNVAVKKQVIARAGGITYPGWANANDNVDYKTTTNYPQLGRWGNETNNGKGTFQVVDLGSVYQLNGVGYNIDWDGAFKNSLTFRVEVSTDNKSWQLVSNIVHPYAPTTVFNKLDIDVAIKPTAARYVKYWEPPDGQWNGWGTFHQLRAYSSKSVKR
- a CDS encoding protochlorophyllide reductase, whose protein sequence is MESHRKPTVVITGASSGVGLYGAKALAKKGWHVVMACRDLEKGKKAAETVEIPQDSYTLMQIDLASLESVRQFVNNFRASGKSLDALVCNAAVYLPLLKEPLRSAEGYELSVATNHLGHFLLCNLMLEDLKKSSYPDRRLVILGTVTANPKELGGKIPIPAPPDLGNLQGFEAGFKEPIAMINGKKFKPGKAYKDSKLCNVLTMRELHRRYHSSTGITFNSFYPGCVADTPLFRNHYPLFRKIFPLFQKNITGGYVSQELAGERVAAIVADPEYKESGMYWSWGNRQKPGRQSFVQEVSDEASDDNKAQKLWDLSAKLVGVA
- a CDS encoding DUF433 domain-containing protein, with amino-acid sequence MDWREYIHSDSKILLGKPVVKGTRLSVEFLRGLFSVGWTEQQVLENNPSLTPESLRGVFAFTAECRREESLYIRPPA